The Pseudomonadota bacterium DNA window AGACGGAACGCCCCTGCAGATCTACTCCGGCAACGACGTCTCCGTGCCCGTCGCACGCGGCTACAACAAGAATGGCTACGTGCGCCTACGCTTCGACGTGGATGCGCGGGGGATCCCCGAGGACGTCACCATCGTCGATCAACAACCGGCCTCGGGGCTCTACGGCAAGGCGTCCACCACGACGATCAGCAGCGCGCGCTACCTGGCCGCCTGTCAGGGCGGTGAGCCTTACGCGGTGAGTGGGTACGAGGAGCAGATGAACTGGGGGCTTGGTCGGGCAGGGCCGCCGCAGGTGTTGGTGTCGCCGTAGATGTAGGCGCCCTAGCCGGCGATGCGATCTGCCTCCAGCCGTAAGGCCCC harbors:
- a CDS encoding energy transducer TonB, whose translation is DGTPLQIYSGNDVSVPVARGYNKNGYVRLRFDVDARGIPEDVTIVDQQPASGLYGKASTTTISSARYLAACQGGEPYAVSGYEEQMNWGLGRAGPPQVLVSP